DNA from Brassica napus cultivar Da-Ae chromosome C4, Da-Ae, whole genome shotgun sequence:
AAGCCATGACTGGCCACATGAGACGACCATTTAAAGGACTCCGACATCGAAACAACCAAGAGAACAGGAACGCTCGGCCTGCACTTGGCCACAAGATTTACCGCAGCCTTGGCAGTGATAATGATGGCCTTTGCTTTGGGGTACTTCCAACAGGCGTAAGCGGCTTTCCTCGCCATGATGGGTTGTAACGGTCTCGGAAGAGCTTTCCTTATTTTTTGCTGCACAGATTTGTAATCGATAGAACTCTCTAACTCTTTACAGAGGCTTGAAATTCTTTGCAAGACTATGTCAGGGTGAGCTTCGTCGCCGCCGTCGAGGAGCATGACGCAATCGGTGGTGCAATCGAGGACAGCGTTGGGGAGGTCGTCGTCGGTGGTTTGGCCCCCAAGAATCTGTACGGCTGTCACGATATGTATCCCGAGTGCACTAGCCTTGTCGATCATCTTTTTCTGATCCATTACCTGACTGCCTCTAGCCAACAAGACTGCATCAGTTTTCTCCATAATCTCATCCACATTAGCAGCTGCTTCTTCATTGTCAATCTGTCAAAGTCATTAATTACCAAGAAATCAAATCTCAAGggaaatcaaaatattatttatgatcAAAGGGTGGTCACGAGCATAGCTAGATGgaatatttataatatcaatCGGTCCTCATTTTTAACTCACCTTTGACATAAGCATGATGTTGTTTGCGTGCATACCAAGCAAGTTCCTGACTTGGTCTAGATCAGACCCTTTGTG
Protein-coding regions in this window:
- the LOC111212274 gene encoding pyruvate kinase, cytosolic isozyme-like, yielding MAYVKDEQKIKIGAAKTKMVWTLGAASSRSVVMIEKLLEAGMNIARFDFSEGSHAHHQETIINLRTAIQNTGILCADMLDTKGPEIRTGEGQTINLPTLTRKDKVDIVQWGIPNRIDIIVLSSVHKGSDLDQVRNLLGMHANNIMLMSKIDNEEAAANVDEIMEKTDAVLLARGSQVMDQKKMIDKASALGIHIVTAVQILGGQTTDDDLPNAVLDCTTDCVMLLDGGDEAHPDIVLQRISSLCKELESSIDYKSVQQKIRKALPRPLQPIMARKAAYACWKYPKAKAIIITAKAAVNLVAKCRPSVPVLLVVSMSESFKWSSHVASHGLVSRGIIPLMGAESKTIGDMISFGVQVAKKGGICNAGDLVVALRVLNGCPVLLPLHV